One Actinosynnema pretiosum DNA segment encodes these proteins:
- a CDS encoding FtsK/SpoIIIE domain-containing protein, which yields MSGGKWVDPAPFEGVRPRVPWWMLVPGKVKWLAALVALVWLLLVGVVRLVLVVVRYPVVTLVPALAVWSWWRFGLSPLVLALLTLVALLLLWFGYDSASFLRLCWFRLLSEWRRATVYVPRWRSVVRLADLAVRQRGREYRPRLRVVRSEGWRDRVRVRMIPAQAPEQWEARRDALAHSFHARSCRVRVLRPKVLELDFVHSDPLDRPVPVPELGGVVDLKRVVVGRTENGKPWRLRLLGSQVLVVGVPGAGKGSVLWSIVWQLAPAVRDGLVRLVGIDPKGGMELGQCPDAFDRVVYDNGPEAVALLEEIAAEVKERAARYRGVRRLWARSGGEPFTVLVIDELADLIAYQPDRQLRERASRAVQTITSQGRAPGYAVVGLVQDPRKEVVGFRHLFTTRVALRLDEPQQVDMVLGDGVRQRGAAAHEISESTPGVAWMKEDGRREPERARAFHVTDADLGTLGAFLRPATVHEFPARPDSAGEVAA from the coding sequence ATGAGCGGCGGGAAGTGGGTTGACCCGGCCCCCTTTGAGGGCGTTCGGCCTCGGGTGCCGTGGTGGATGTTGGTCCCCGGCAAGGTGAAGTGGCTGGCTGCGCTCGTGGCGCTGGTGTGGCTGCTCCTGGTCGGGGTCGTGCGCCTGGTGCTCGTCGTTGTTCGGTACCCGGTCGTCACGCTGGTGCCCGCGCTGGCGGTGTGGAGCTGGTGGCGGTTCGGGCTCTCGCCGCTCGTGCTCGCCTTGCTGACGCTCGTGGCGCTCCTGCTGCTGTGGTTCGGGTACGACTCGGCCTCGTTCCTGCGGCTGTGCTGGTTCCGGCTGCTGAGCGAGTGGCGGCGGGCGACGGTGTACGTGCCTCGGTGGCGGTCGGTCGTGCGGCTGGCTGACCTGGCGGTGCGGCAGCGTGGGCGTGAGTACCGGCCTCGGCTGCGGGTGGTGCGGTCTGAGGGCTGGCGGGACCGGGTTCGGGTGCGGATGATCCCGGCGCAGGCACCGGAGCAGTGGGAAGCCCGGCGGGACGCGCTGGCGCACTCGTTCCACGCCCGGTCATGCCGCGTGCGGGTGCTGAGGCCCAAGGTGCTGGAACTGGACTTCGTGCACTCGGACCCGCTTGATCGGCCCGTTCCGGTGCCTGAGCTTGGTGGGGTCGTTGACCTCAAGCGTGTGGTGGTCGGGCGGACGGAGAACGGGAAGCCTTGGCGGCTTCGGTTGCTCGGGTCTCAGGTGCTTGTGGTCGGGGTGCCTGGTGCGGGCAAGGGGTCGGTGTTGTGGTCGATCGTGTGGCAGCTCGCCCCTGCGGTTCGTGACGGGCTGGTGCGCCTGGTGGGCATCGACCCCAAGGGCGGGATGGAACTGGGGCAGTGCCCCGACGCCTTCGACCGGGTCGTGTACGACAACGGGCCGGAAGCTGTTGCCCTGCTTGAGGAAATCGCCGCTGAGGTCAAGGAGAGGGCTGCTCGGTACCGGGGTGTTCGGCGGCTGTGGGCGCGATCGGGTGGGGAGCCGTTCACGGTCCTGGTGATCGATGAACTGGCTGACCTGATCGCCTACCAGCCGGACCGGCAGCTGCGGGAGCGGGCTTCGCGGGCGGTGCAGACCATCACCTCCCAGGGGCGGGCACCGGGGTATGCGGTTGTCGGGTTGGTGCAGGACCCGCGCAAGGAGGTCGTGGGGTTCCGGCACCTGTTCACCACCCGCGTCGCCCTGCGGCTGGACGAACCGCAGCAGGTGGACATGGTCCTGGGCGACGGGGTGCGGCAGCGTGGCGCGGCTGCCCATGAGATCAGCGAGAGCACTCCCGGCGTGGCCTGGATGAAGGAGGACGGGCGGCGGGAGCCTGAGCGGGCTCGGGCCTTCCACGTCACCGACGCTGACCTCGGCACCCTGGGCGCGTTCCTCCGGCCCGCCACGGTGCACGAGTTCCCCGCTCGGCCTGACTCGGCGGGGGAGGTGGCGGCGTGA
- a CDS encoding replication initiator has product MKQPAAFDVARAVAEEHGVCVRPLAKERIDLDTGRIEIVPVPCGSTVASVCPTCAEKNRRLRMAQCREGWHLTEEPDFTPDPPSHDQRELTAYRADLVKAYRAALDEGDEGGAEEVREEVAEVDAELRQLGIRGKLPALEARPRLARKRSTKRRQDAPNLPRRPVTKRTVGEVFGGKYRPSTFLTLTLDSYGKVRGDGTPVNPATYDYRRAARDAVHFAALLDRFVQNLRRCVGWDAQYFSTVEPQRRLAPHWHAAIRGSISRAELRAVAEATYHQVWWPAHDEIRYGGDRLPVWSGNGFVDPDTREALPTWDEALEQIERPAHVARFGVQVHSKGILGGSADAGRHIGYLTKYLTKSISECYQAQTSRQEDHADRLCAELAVTPCSPQCPVWLLYGVQPKGARLSMEPGRCKGKAHKRTTLGVAGRRVLVSRKWSGKSLADHKHDRVAFVRQLLADVGIKQEDQPTRVLWNNVQPGDPNVPPRQHLLLRAVAERRRWKAEYTAALLASANPPDSSATSLAA; this is encoded by the coding sequence ATGAAGCAGCCCGCCGCGTTCGACGTGGCTCGTGCCGTGGCTGAGGAGCACGGGGTGTGCGTCCGGCCGCTCGCCAAGGAGCGCATCGACCTCGACACCGGGCGCATCGAGATCGTGCCCGTGCCGTGCGGCTCGACGGTGGCCAGCGTGTGCCCTACCTGCGCGGAGAAAAACCGGCGGCTGCGCATGGCCCAGTGCCGGGAGGGCTGGCACCTCACCGAGGAACCCGACTTCACTCCCGACCCGCCCAGCCACGACCAGCGGGAGTTGACGGCCTACCGGGCCGACCTGGTCAAGGCGTACCGGGCTGCCCTGGACGAGGGGGACGAGGGCGGCGCTGAGGAGGTGCGGGAGGAGGTCGCGGAGGTTGACGCGGAGCTTCGGCAACTCGGAATCCGCGGGAAGCTCCCCGCTCTGGAGGCACGCCCGCGGCTTGCCCGGAAGCGGTCCACCAAGCGCCGTCAGGACGCGCCGAACCTGCCTCGGCGGCCGGTCACCAAGCGCACGGTGGGAGAGGTGTTCGGGGGCAAGTACCGGCCCTCGACGTTCCTCACGCTGACGTTGGACAGCTACGGCAAGGTGCGCGGCGACGGCACGCCGGTGAACCCGGCCACCTACGACTACCGGCGGGCCGCTCGGGACGCGGTGCACTTCGCGGCGCTGCTCGACCGGTTCGTGCAGAACCTCCGGCGCTGCGTCGGCTGGGACGCGCAGTACTTCTCCACGGTCGAACCCCAACGTCGCCTGGCGCCGCACTGGCACGCCGCGATCCGGGGATCGATCTCGCGGGCGGAGCTGCGGGCGGTCGCCGAAGCCACCTACCACCAGGTCTGGTGGCCCGCGCACGACGAGATCAGGTACGGCGGCGACCGGCTCCCGGTGTGGAGCGGCAACGGGTTCGTGGATCCGGACACCCGTGAAGCGCTGCCCACCTGGGATGAGGCGCTGGAGCAGATCGAGCGGCCTGCCCACGTGGCGCGGTTCGGGGTGCAGGTGCACTCCAAGGGCATCCTCGGCGGCTCGGCCGACGCGGGGCGGCACATCGGCTACCTGACCAAGTACCTCACCAAGAGCATCAGCGAGTGCTACCAGGCCCAGACCAGCCGTCAGGAGGACCACGCGGACCGGCTGTGCGCTGAGCTGGCCGTGACCCCGTGCTCCCCGCAGTGCCCCGTCTGGCTGCTCTACGGGGTCCAGCCCAAGGGGGCCCGGTTGTCGATGGAACCGGGGCGCTGCAAGGGAAAGGCCCACAAGCGGACCACCCTCGGCGTCGCCGGGCGGCGGGTGCTGGTCTCACGGAAGTGGTCCGGGAAGTCCCTCGCCGACCACAAGCACGACCGCGTGGCCTTCGTTCGGCAACTGCTCGCGGACGTCGGGATCAAGCAGGAGGACCAGCCCACGCGGGTGCTCTGGAACAACGTCCAGCCCGGTGACCCGAACGTTCCGCCACGGCAACACCTGCTGCTGCGGGCGGTGGCCGAACGACGGCGGTGGAAGGCGGAGTACACGGCCGCGCTGCTCGCCTCGGCCAACCCGCCGGACAGTTCGGCAACGTCACTAGCTGCGTAA
- a CDS encoding helix-turn-helix transcriptional regulator — MNSKVRELAQLMSVPEMLEALGGVSRDTFYKWRQTGKGPRCFTLPNGELRCRRVDFAAWLEDLYRAAA; from the coding sequence ATGAACAGCAAGGTGCGTGAGCTGGCCCAGTTGATGTCCGTGCCGGAGATGCTGGAAGCGCTCGGCGGGGTCTCGCGGGACACCTTCTACAAGTGGCGGCAGACCGGCAAGGGGCCTCGGTGCTTCACCCTGCCCAACGGTGAGCTGAGGTGCAGGCGCGTGGACTTCGCGGCCTGGCTGGAAGACCTGTACCGGGCGGCGGCATGA
- a CDS encoding tyrosine-type recombinase/integrase, whose translation MSTTFKVRFWELADWSKKPKRSARPYGVRWVTDGKSHSEWYGTKALANSRRSELMQAARRGEEFDVDSGLPISELKRVNSLSFLDFAQSYMDMKWPDSAAKTRGSTVEALATAAAAFVRDGVGRPGVIELRRVLTRYLLPPTTRDAKRSSGEEDVADWLVRNSRPLYDLTAAPAVREVLDALAVKLDGKAAAATVYQRKRAVLFNLLGYAVERELIPDNPLTRVKRKTTKVVEQVDPRVVANPRQVAELLAAVSYVGRRNADRGAHLAAFFAVGYYAAARPAEGLALRVNDCTLPKSGWGVLMLGESRPSAGKRWTDSGEVHDQRGLKHRGVKEVRPVPIPPVLVTILREHIARFGSGLDGRLFRSPNGGVVSSSTYSRVWEEARAYGLTPAQVASPLAGRPYDLRHAAVSLWLNGGIPAPEVAERAGHSVDVLLKVYAKCIDGQRETVNRKIESLFHAA comes from the coding sequence ATGAGCACCACGTTCAAGGTCCGGTTCTGGGAACTCGCCGACTGGTCCAAGAAGCCGAAGCGGAGCGCCCGGCCCTACGGCGTGCGCTGGGTGACGGACGGCAAGTCCCACTCCGAGTGGTACGGCACGAAGGCGCTGGCCAACAGCCGCCGGTCCGAGCTGATGCAGGCGGCGCGGCGCGGTGAGGAGTTCGACGTTGACAGCGGGCTCCCGATCTCCGAGCTGAAGCGCGTGAATTCCTTGTCATTCCTGGACTTTGCTCAGTCCTACATGGACATGAAGTGGCCGGACAGCGCCGCCAAGACGCGGGGGAGCACCGTGGAAGCCCTGGCGACCGCTGCGGCTGCGTTCGTCCGGGACGGGGTGGGGCGGCCTGGGGTGATCGAGCTGCGGCGGGTGCTCACCCGGTACCTGCTGCCCCCGACCACGCGGGACGCCAAGAGGTCGAGCGGGGAGGAGGACGTGGCGGACTGGCTCGTCAGGAACTCGCGGCCCCTGTACGACCTCACCGCTGCGCCCGCTGTCCGGGAAGTGCTCGACGCCCTGGCGGTCAAGCTCGACGGCAAGGCCGCTGCCGCGACGGTCTACCAGCGCAAACGGGCCGTGCTATTCAACCTGCTCGGGTACGCGGTCGAGCGGGAGTTGATCCCGGACAACCCGCTCACCAGGGTGAAGCGCAAGACGACCAAGGTGGTTGAGCAGGTTGACCCGCGCGTGGTCGCTAACCCCCGTCAGGTCGCGGAGCTGCTGGCGGCGGTCTCATACGTAGGCAGGCGCAACGCCGATCGGGGCGCGCACCTGGCCGCGTTCTTCGCGGTGGGCTACTACGCGGCGGCCCGACCGGCTGAGGGGCTAGCCCTCCGGGTGAACGACTGCACGTTGCCCAAGTCCGGGTGGGGTGTCCTGATGCTGGGGGAGTCCAGGCCCTCGGCGGGGAAGCGGTGGACGGACTCCGGCGAGGTTCATGATCAGCGCGGGTTGAAGCACCGGGGTGTCAAGGAAGTCCGTCCGGTCCCGATTCCACCCGTGCTGGTCACGATCCTGCGGGAGCACATCGCCCGGTTCGGCTCGGGCCTGGATGGTCGGCTGTTCCGATCACCCAACGGCGGCGTGGTCTCCTCGTCCACCTACTCGCGGGTCTGGGAAGAGGCCCGCGCCTACGGCCTGACCCCTGCCCAGGTGGCATCGCCGCTCGCGGGTCGCCCGTACGACCTCCGGCACGCGGCGGTCTCCCTCTGGCTCAACGGCGGCATCCCGGCCCCCGAGGTCGCCGAACGGGCCGGGCACTCGGTTGACGTGCTCCTCAAGGTCTACGCGAAGTGCATCGACGGTCAGCGTGAGACGGTCAACAGGAAGATCGAATCCCTGTTCCACGCCGCGTGA
- a CDS encoding penicillin acylase family protein: MPKNARLALAVALLTATTTVTATTASAAPVTAPPITAPASAAPVAGPTALADDPCLGQCHDIVPPGQSGNATLADILAHKVFGTRPAHSADQLGKYDALASGHKGLTNAQLTNFFNDASFGVPANQVESTISPRADVTIVRDKLIGMPHITGTTRSGTQFGAGYAAAQDRLWLMDLFRHLGRGQLSGFAGGAEGNRLLEQSFVKQIAYTEADLQAQIDRVAAQGDRGRQAFQDVTDYLQGVNAYITQAIANRNFPGEYVLTGHADAITNWNDIQPFKATDLVAIAAVVGGLFGAGGGGEVQNALVRLAAQNKYGAEAGDRVWRSFRARNDPEATLTLHDGQRFPYATEPANPKGVALPDGGVVTPEPIVYDQTTSGARQSTVDTPDDLKALEGIFADGVLPKDLLSRPRGMSNAVAISGAHTTTGNPIAVWGPQTGYFAPQLLMLQELNGPGLRARGVSFAGVNMYVQLGRGLDYSWSATSSGQDITDTYAVELCEPNGQPTANSAHYLLRGQCVPMERLERKNAWKSTVADPTPAGSYTLVVYRTKYGLVQSRAKVGGKFVAYTALRSTYLREVDPIIGFQEFNDPGAITSAQAFQRAAERVGYAFNWFYADANDIAYFNSGLNPVRKADVDPDLPVKAEQAYEWQNWNPDDNSASYTTFAQHPQSVNQDFYVSWNNKQALDHSSGGYGMSSVHRGDLLDKRVRALIANGAKVDRAAVTKAVAEAGLADLRAERVLPEVLRVLGTVADADLAPTVQKLRAWVTSGSLRTETSKGSKTYAHADAIRVLDAWWPLLVDAQFRPGLGDALNSALVGALQVDEAPSDPRGVQQHKGSAFQYGWWGFAQKDLRAVLGDQVAGPLGAKYCGGGDLARCRQVLLDSLRQAIAVPATTTYPGDDSCAAGDQWCADSIVHRAMGGITQDKITWQNRPTYQQVVQFPSRRSASVFGSAHSVEVFQNDVEWPSLRAE; encoded by the coding sequence GTGCCGAAGAACGCCCGGTTAGCACTGGCGGTGGCACTGCTGACCGCCACGACGACCGTGACCGCGACGACCGCCTCGGCGGCCCCGGTCACCGCGCCGCCGATCACGGCCCCCGCGTCCGCCGCCCCGGTGGCAGGCCCGACCGCACTGGCCGACGACCCCTGCCTCGGCCAGTGCCACGACATCGTCCCGCCCGGCCAGAGCGGCAACGCCACCCTCGCGGACATCCTGGCGCACAAGGTCTTCGGCACCCGGCCCGCGCACTCCGCCGACCAGCTCGGCAAGTACGACGCGCTGGCGAGCGGCCACAAGGGGCTGACCAACGCCCAGCTGACCAACTTCTTCAACGACGCCTCGTTCGGCGTCCCCGCGAACCAGGTCGAGAGCACCATCAGCCCCCGCGCCGACGTGACCATCGTGCGCGACAAGCTGATCGGGATGCCGCACATCACCGGCACCACCCGGTCCGGCACGCAGTTCGGCGCGGGCTACGCGGCGGCGCAGGACCGGCTGTGGCTGATGGACCTGTTCCGGCACCTCGGCCGCGGCCAGCTGTCCGGGTTCGCGGGCGGCGCCGAGGGCAACCGGCTGCTGGAGCAGAGCTTCGTCAAGCAGATCGCGTACACCGAGGCCGACCTGCAGGCCCAGATCGACCGGGTCGCCGCGCAGGGCGACCGCGGGCGGCAGGCGTTCCAGGACGTCACCGACTACCTGCAGGGCGTCAACGCCTACATCACCCAGGCGATCGCGAACCGGAACTTCCCCGGCGAGTACGTGCTGACCGGGCACGCCGACGCGATCACGAACTGGAACGACATCCAACCGTTCAAGGCCACCGACCTCGTCGCGATCGCGGCCGTCGTCGGCGGGCTGTTCGGCGCGGGCGGCGGCGGCGAGGTGCAGAACGCGCTGGTGCGGCTGGCCGCGCAGAACAAGTACGGCGCCGAGGCGGGCGACCGGGTGTGGCGCTCGTTCCGGGCGCGCAACGACCCGGAGGCGACGCTGACGCTGCACGACGGGCAGCGCTTCCCGTACGCGACCGAGCCCGCGAACCCGAAGGGCGTCGCGCTGCCGGACGGTGGGGTGGTGACGCCGGAGCCGATCGTCTACGACCAGACCACGTCCGGCGCCAGGCAGTCCACTGTGGACACTCCGGACGACCTCAAGGCGCTGGAGGGCATCTTCGCCGACGGCGTGCTGCCCAAGGACCTGCTCTCCCGCCCGCGCGGCATGTCGAACGCGGTCGCGATCTCCGGCGCGCACACCACCACCGGCAACCCGATCGCCGTGTGGGGGCCGCAGACCGGCTACTTCGCGCCGCAGCTGCTGATGCTGCAGGAGCTCAACGGCCCCGGCCTGCGGGCGCGCGGGGTGTCGTTCGCGGGCGTCAACATGTACGTGCAGCTCGGGCGCGGCCTGGACTACTCGTGGAGCGCGACCTCGTCGGGCCAGGACATCACCGACACCTACGCGGTGGAGCTGTGCGAGCCGAACGGGCAGCCGACGGCGAACTCGGCGCACTACCTGCTGCGCGGGCAGTGCGTGCCGATGGAGCGGCTGGAGCGCAAGAACGCGTGGAAGTCGACGGTCGCCGACCCGACGCCCGCCGGTTCCTACACGCTCGTGGTCTACCGCACCAAGTACGGGCTGGTGCAGTCGCGGGCGAAGGTGGGCGGCAAGTTCGTCGCCTACACCGCGCTGCGGTCGACGTACCTGCGCGAGGTGGACCCGATCATCGGGTTCCAGGAGTTCAACGACCCCGGCGCGATCACCTCGGCGCAGGCGTTCCAGCGGGCGGCCGAGCGGGTCGGGTACGCGTTCAACTGGTTCTACGCGGACGCGAACGACATCGCCTACTTCAACTCGGGGCTGAACCCGGTGCGCAAGGCCGACGTCGACCCGGACCTGCCGGTGAAGGCCGAGCAGGCGTACGAGTGGCAGAACTGGAACCCGGACGACAACTCGGCGTCGTACACGACGTTCGCGCAGCACCCGCAGTCGGTGAACCAGGACTTCTACGTCAGCTGGAACAACAAGCAGGCGCTGGACCACTCCTCCGGCGGGTACGGGATGTCGTCGGTGCACCGCGGCGACCTGCTGGACAAGCGGGTGCGGGCGCTGATCGCGAACGGCGCGAAGGTGGACCGGGCGGCGGTGACGAAGGCGGTCGCCGAGGCCGGGCTCGCGGACCTGCGGGCCGAGCGGGTGCTGCCGGAGGTGCTGCGCGTGCTGGGGACGGTGGCCGACGCGGACCTGGCGCCGACCGTGCAGAAGCTCAGGGCGTGGGTGACCTCAGGGTCGTTGCGCACCGAGACCAGCAAGGGCAGCAAGACCTACGCGCACGCCGACGCGATCCGGGTGCTGGACGCGTGGTGGCCGCTGCTGGTGGACGCGCAGTTCCGGCCGGGGCTGGGCGACGCGCTGAACAGCGCGCTCGTCGGGGCGCTGCAGGTGGACGAGGCGCCGTCGGACCCGCGCGGCGTGCAGCAGCACAAGGGGTCGGCGTTCCAGTACGGCTGGTGGGGCTTCGCGCAGAAGGACCTGCGGGCGGTGCTGGGCGACCAGGTGGCCGGGCCGCTGGGCGCGAAGTACTGCGGCGGCGGTGACCTGGCGCGGTGCAGGCAGGTGCTGCTGGACAGCCTGCGGCAGGCGATCGCGGTGCCCGCGACGACGACCTACCCCGGTGACGACAGCTGCGCGGCGGGCGACCAGTGGTGCGCGGACTCCATCGTGCACCGGGCGATGGGCGGCATCACCCAGGACAAGATCACCTGGCAGAACCGGCCGACCTACCAGCAGGTGGTGCAGTTCCCGTCGCGGCGATCCGCTTCGGTGTTCGGCAGCGCGCATTCGGTCGAAGTCTTCCAGAACGACGTGGAATGGCCTTCCCTGCGCGCGGAGTAG
- a CDS encoding response regulator translates to MIKVVLADDEDLVRSGLRLILSSAGDIDVVAECDDGHLVAELARQHRPHVVLLDIRMRTSDGLVALRRLRALPDPPKVAMLTTFDVDEYVSEALRLGASGFLLKDTEPEQLVKAVRDLARGGAVLDPGVAARVLSAVADGERAAEPARRLLSSLSEREREVLVLIGQGMSNAEIGGTLHLSEATVKGYVSSVLGKIGAVNRVQAALVAYRGGLIA, encoded by the coding sequence GTGATCAAGGTTGTGCTGGCCGACGACGAGGACCTCGTCCGGTCGGGCCTCCGGCTCATCCTCAGCAGCGCGGGTGACATCGACGTCGTCGCCGAGTGCGACGACGGGCACCTGGTGGCCGAACTGGCCCGCCAGCACCGGCCGCACGTGGTGCTCCTGGACATCCGGATGCGCACCTCGGACGGGCTGGTCGCGCTCAGGAGGCTGCGCGCCCTGCCGGACCCGCCGAAGGTCGCGATGCTGACGACCTTCGACGTGGACGAGTACGTCAGCGAGGCGCTCCGGCTGGGCGCCAGCGGGTTCCTGCTCAAGGACACCGAGCCCGAGCAGCTGGTCAAGGCCGTCCGCGACCTGGCGCGCGGCGGCGCGGTGCTCGACCCCGGCGTCGCGGCCCGCGTGCTGTCCGCCGTCGCGGACGGGGAGCGGGCCGCCGAGCCCGCGCGCAGGCTGCTGTCCTCGCTGTCCGAGCGGGAGCGCGAGGTCCTGGTGCTGATCGGGCAGGGGATGTCCAACGCCGAGATCGGCGGGACGCTGCACCTGTCCGAGGCGACGGTCAAGGGGTACGTGTCGTCGGTGCTGGGCAAGATCGGCGCGGTCAACCGGGTGCAGGCCGCGCTCGTGGCCTACCGGGGCGGGCTGATCGCCTGA
- a CDS encoding diguanylate cyclase, producing MDQRADEVSDPEARIKALLNAGRLAEANTTFDEVVNRPPSEADRWARSAALVNRAKLAWRLGRIPLALELAAEGWSDLEGEDPDHPDAARATHALAYLLEGIGNRRAAVDMMRVAVGIARRAGEAEVLAICLQGLGGLLNFRAISSPPDVAPAAFEEARQCLAEGLPLASDDHMARALLGAYSRSLAGVGELWQAELHADETVRRALVADDKWALAVGNWVLAVVHRERGDLLRARTLGSRAVTAAESINDPSLLLRFSQDLADICAGLGDPVGEAAALRCSVAAGTTATVTLQEGLGQALEQRRVAVQAQRLALAAQEAAARDPLTGLANRLGLERAAATLLEGTAARGRVPWLVLVDVDWFKDVNDDAGHAAGDATLREIAQLLRRETRSDDLVARWAGDEFVVLLGNSAGGGGPEAGPVVAERIRAAVDGHDWQVVLGITRRPTVSIGVAAGPAKLDQLFAAADMALYRAKRLGRNRVEVEGPDSEGGSGGGSESGSGEAREDAAAAGGAEVDGSGRGRDDAGRGRPVRDAPRAEQAEVVAAEALPALELAEPELAEPEPTAPETGAPDAGAPDAGAPGTDTPGTDTPDTDVADPQAPDRSGDRPQAISPPR from the coding sequence GTGGACCAGCGAGCGGACGAGGTCTCCGACCCCGAGGCCAGGATCAAGGCGCTGCTGAACGCGGGCAGGCTGGCGGAGGCCAACACCACCTTCGACGAGGTGGTCAACCGGCCCCCGTCGGAGGCTGACCGCTGGGCGCGCTCCGCCGCCCTGGTCAACCGGGCCAAGCTGGCGTGGCGGCTCGGCCGCATCCCCCTGGCGCTGGAGCTGGCCGCCGAGGGCTGGAGCGACCTGGAGGGCGAGGACCCGGACCACCCGGACGCCGCTCGGGCCACGCACGCCCTCGCCTACCTGCTGGAGGGCATCGGCAACCGCCGCGCGGCGGTGGACATGATGCGGGTCGCGGTGGGCATCGCGCGGCGCGCCGGTGAGGCCGAGGTGCTCGCCATCTGCCTGCAGGGCCTGGGCGGGCTGCTGAACTTCCGGGCGATCTCGTCGCCGCCGGACGTGGCGCCGGCCGCGTTCGAGGAGGCGCGGCAGTGCCTGGCCGAGGGCCTGCCGCTGGCCTCCGACGACCACATGGCGCGGGCGCTGCTGGGCGCCTACAGCCGCTCGCTGGCCGGGGTCGGCGAGCTGTGGCAGGCCGAGCTGCACGCCGACGAGACGGTGCGGCGGGCGCTGGTGGCCGACGACAAGTGGGCGCTGGCGGTCGGCAACTGGGTGCTGGCGGTGGTGCACCGCGAGCGCGGCGACCTGCTGCGGGCGCGCACCCTGGGCAGCCGGGCGGTGACCGCCGCCGAGTCGATCAACGACCCGTCGCTGCTGCTGCGGTTCTCCCAGGACCTGGCGGACATCTGCGCGGGCCTGGGCGACCCGGTCGGCGAGGCGGCGGCGCTGCGGTGCAGCGTGGCGGCGGGCACGACCGCGACGGTGACCCTGCAGGAGGGGCTCGGCCAGGCGCTGGAGCAGCGCAGGGTGGCGGTGCAGGCGCAGCGGTTGGCGCTGGCGGCGCAGGAGGCCGCGGCGCGCGACCCGCTGACCGGGCTGGCGAACCGGCTCGGCCTGGAGCGGGCCGCGGCGACGCTGCTGGAGGGCACGGCGGCGCGCGGGCGGGTGCCGTGGCTGGTGCTGGTGGACGTGGACTGGTTCAAGGACGTCAACGACGACGCCGGGCACGCGGCCGGTGACGCGACGCTGCGCGAGATAGCCCAGCTGCTGCGCCGGGAGACCAGGTCGGACGACCTGGTGGCGCGGTGGGCGGGCGACGAGTTCGTGGTGCTGCTGGGGAACTCGGCGGGCGGCGGCGGCCCGGAGGCCGGTCCGGTGGTGGCCGAGCGGATCAGGGCGGCGGTGGACGGGCACGACTGGCAGGTGGTCCTCGGGATCACCCGGCGGCCCACGGTGTCGATCGGGGTCGCGGCGGGGCCCGCGAAGCTGGACCAGCTGTTCGCGGCGGCGGACATGGCGCTGTACCGGGCGAAGCGGTTGGGGCGCAACCGGGTCGAGGTCGAGGGGCCGGACTCGGAGGGCGGCTCCGGGGGCGGTTCCGAGAGCGGTTCCGGGGAGGCGCGCGAGGACGCGGCGGCGGCCGGTGGCGCCGAGGTCGACGGCTCCGGCCGCGGGCGGGACGACGCGGGACGCGGTCGGCCCGTGCGGGACGCGCCGCGCGCGGAGCAGGCGGAAGTCGTTGCGGCGGAAGCACTTCCGGCGCTCGAACTGGCGGAGCCCGAACTGGCGGAGCCCGAGCCGACCGCGCCCGAGACCGGCGCACCGGACGCTGGCGCACCGGACGCTGGCGCGCCTGGCACCGACACGCCTGGCACGGACACACCTGACACCGACGTGGCCGACCCGCAGGCCCCCGACCGCTCAGGCGACCGGCCTCAGGCGATCAGCCCGCCCCGGTAG
- the bluB gene encoding 5,6-dimethylbenzimidazole synthase — protein MSFYDVLHRRRDTRGEFTGAPIPDDVLRRVLSAAHAAPSVGLTQPWDFVLVRDEGTRLAFRDHVAAEREVFAAELTGERAEVFSRVKVEGIMESTLGVAVTYDPERGSPAVLGRHAIADAGLYSVCLAIQNLWLAATEEGLGLGWVSFYREEVLSGLLGLPEGVRPVAWLCLGPVTELPDAPDLERHGWRNRVPLEAVLHQERYTQRSSR, from the coding sequence ATGAGCTTCTACGACGTGCTGCACCGCCGCAGGGACACCAGGGGCGAGTTCACCGGCGCCCCGATCCCCGACGACGTGCTGCGCCGCGTCCTGTCCGCCGCGCACGCCGCCCCGAGCGTGGGGCTGACCCAGCCGTGGGACTTCGTGCTGGTGCGGGACGAGGGCACCCGCCTGGCGTTCCGCGACCACGTCGCCGCCGAGCGCGAGGTGTTCGCCGCCGAGCTGACCGGCGAGCGCGCCGAGGTCTTCTCCCGCGTCAAGGTCGAGGGGATCATGGAGTCCACGCTCGGCGTGGCCGTGACCTACGACCCGGAGCGCGGCTCCCCCGCCGTGCTCGGCAGGCACGCGATCGCCGACGCCGGGCTCTACTCGGTGTGCCTGGCCATCCAGAACCTGTGGCTGGCCGCCACCGAGGAGGGCCTGGGCCTGGGATGGGTGAGCTTCTACCGCGAGGAGGTGCTCAGCGGGTTGCTCGGGCTGCCTGAAGGGGTTCGCCCGGTCGCGTGGTTGTGCCTCGGACCGGTGACCGAACTGCCCGATGCACCCGACTTGGAACGCCACGGGTGGCGCAACCGAGTGCCCCTGGAGGCGGTACTGCACCAGGAGCGATACACGCAGCGCTCCTCCCGGTAG